CGGCCTCCGCCACGCTGCGCTGGGTCAGGGGGTCGTAGCGGCGGATGCAGGTGATGCGGCCTTCCGCGTGCTCGACGCGGCAGGGCTGCCCATCCTCGGCGGCGGGGTAGAGGTCCAGCACGGCACCGTGCAGGGCGGCCTCGCCCGGCTCATCCACCCGCGCATCCAGGCGGTAGCCCAGGCGCAGCAGGTCCTGCTCCAGCTTCCCGGGGTCCAGCGCATCGCCTTGGCGCAGTACCAGGCTCCGGAAGGCGGCGGGCGGGGGCAGGCGCTGCGTGGCGGCGGCGATGCCGGCGATCACCAGCCGCGGGCCGGTGGCCGCCCGCGCCAGGGACGACAGCACCGCCATGCGGCTGCCCATCACGGCACGGCTGGGCGAGGCACGGTCATAGGGCAGGCAGTCCCAGCCCGGCAGCAGAAGCACCTCCACCTCCGGCCCCGCCAGCGCGCGGGCGGCGCGGTGCAGACGGGCGGCGCGGGCTTCCGAGCGTGCCAGATGGATCAGCCCTCCCTCCCCCGCCTCCGTGGCCTGTTCCAGCAGTTGCGCGGCCAGCAGGCTCTCGGGCTCGGAATCCATCTTTGCTCCTGGTCATCATGCGCCCCTCCGGCTTGGGGGCCGCAGCCGCATAACGCCGGGACCGGCAGAAAGTCGGCCCGTGCCGGCGAGGCGGAACCCCCTTCCGGAACCGGAGTTATGGGAACAGGGGAAAGGTGTCCGCCACGGCGGGCAGTTCCTCTTTTCACCTGCAAGGAGCAGCTATGATGGCCGAAGCCGAAGACAGGAAGGACACATCCGGCGCTGACCGGCTGATCGAGGATACTGCCGGAGTGCAGCCCTCGGCCCCGACAGGCACCTCGGGCGCGCAAGGCATAGCATCCGGCCATAACCCCGGCGGAACGGCACCAGGCGGCGGTCCTGGCGCGGGGCTGGGCAGCATCGGCACAGGGGGTGCGCCCACGGGCGGATCGCCGACAGGCGCAGTGAAGAAGGGCGGCCGATGAACGGAGCCGATAAGTCCTCCTCCGGCAAGACGGCCGGACCGACCGCAGCCGGTGACGGCGGCATGGACAGCAAGCCTCCGGCCTGACGGTGCAGCCCCCGGGCCCGAGGCCGGGGCGCCGCCCGCTCAGGCCAGGTCCGCCAGGATGCTCGGCACCTCGCCAGGCAGCTCCCGCGCCAGGTAGCCGACCAGCCCCTGTGCCTCCGCCAGGCGTCGCCCGGCCTCCCCATGGGTATAGACGCCCCAGAGCGCGGCCTGCAGCGGCGTGGCGCCCTGCGCCAGCAGCCCGGCGACGATGCCCGAGAGCACATCGCCCGAGCCCGAGGTCGCCAGCCCGACATTGCCCTGGTCGCAGGACCATGCATCGCCCTGGGGCGTGACGATGCGGGTGCAGCCGCCCTTCATCACCACCACCACCTGCAGCATGGCGGCGGCATGCCGCGCGGCGGAGAGCGGATCGGCCATCACCTCCTCCCGCGTGATGCCCAGCAGCCCCGCCATCTCCCCGTCATGCGGCGTGATGACGACGCGGCCGGCATGGCGGCGCAGCGCCTCCCGCTCCCGCGGCAAGGCGGCCAGGGCGGCGGCATCCAGCACCAGCGCGGGGCCGGAGAGGCTGCGGAGCAGGCCAACGGTCAGCGCGTCGCTTTCCGGCCCCTCCATCATGCCGGGGCCCAGCGCCAGCGCCCTGGCGCGCCCGCCGCGCCGCCCCAGCAGCGAAGCCGCGGCAGGGGCGATCTGCCCGTCCTCCGTCTCCGGCAGGCCGAAGACGCGGGCCTCCGGCAGGGCGATGCCCATGGAGGGCGCCAGGCTGGCGCAGCTGGCCATCTGCAGCCGCCCCGCGCCCGTCCGCAGCGCGGCGATCCCGGCCAGGAGGACCGCGCCCGGCACTTCCAGGCAGCCGCCCACCACCAGCACGCCGCCGCGCGCGTTCTTGTCGTCGCCGTCATGATGCTGCGGCAGCGGCATGCCGCGCAGCAGCGCCTCGGTGACCGGGGTCTCGCCGCTCATCGCGGCGCACCGCCATGCGGCTGGGTGGTGGAGCGCGTGCCCTCCCGCTCCACCGGTGTGGTCAGGTTGTAGTGCCGCAGCACCATCCCACCCTCCAGCCCCAGGCCGGGATCGAAGGCATATTCCGTCACGCCGCAATTGGCGACGTCGCCCTCACGGTCGATGGCCAGGATTTCCTCCTCCGTCAGCCCTTCCAGCAGGTAGCGCAGGCAGAGCACCACCAC
This genomic window from Roseomonas marmotae contains:
- a CDS encoding NAD(P)H-hydrate dehydratase translates to MSGETPVTEALLRGMPLPQHHDGDDKNARGGVLVVGGCLEVPGAVLLAGIAALRTGAGRLQMASCASLAPSMGIALPEARVFGLPETEDGQIAPAAASLLGRRGGRARALALGPGMMEGPESDALTVGLLRSLSGPALVLDAAALAALPREREALRRHAGRVVITPHDGEMAGLLGITREEVMADPLSAARHAAAMLQVVVVMKGGCTRIVTPQGDAWSCDQGNVGLATSGSGDVLSGIVAGLLAQGATPLQAALWGVYTHGEAGRRLAEAQGLVGYLARELPGEVPSILADLA